The following coding sequences are from one Melanotaenia boesemani isolate fMelBoe1 chromosome 17, fMelBoe1.pri, whole genome shotgun sequence window:
- the LOC121656620 gene encoding major histocompatibility complex class I-related gene protein-like isoform X1 — MKTLLLILLCRMSSSVKYSLTYLASGFSGVPNMPDLMITAEFGQMQVDYCDSNKTRRSYPGFWGKVNQIDPQILKWYNERCFETQPLVYKGVISRLKENNPNEAVHILQTMGGCGWDERTGDVSSFLRHGYDGEDFMEMDMKTLAWIVQNPLAAPIQQMWAANLAAKTNWMQFFTEVCPEWLKKFVSIGPLKEKELPSVSLLQKTPSSPVSCHTTGFYPNTALMFWRKDGEEIHENVEHGEILPNHDWTFQLSVKLNVSSIPPEDWRRYDCVFQLSGLENNITTILDKNMIRTNLVSPSEFPSGAVIGGCVGLLLLLLCITGLFFWKRKNNVSRLYFRVQTYKHLRFIRENFRSKSTKK, encoded by the exons ATGAAGACGTTGTTGTTGATTCTCTTATGTCGCATGTCATCATCag TGAAATATTCACTGACGTATTTGGCCAGCGGATTTTCTGGAGTTCCAAATATGCCAGACTTAATGATAACGGCCGAATTCGGACAAATGCAAGTGGATTACTGCGACAGCAACAAAACCAGAAGAagttatccaggtttctggggGAAAGTCAATCAAATTGATCCTCAGATCCTGAAATGGTACAATGAACGGTGTTTTGAAACTCAGCCACTGGTTTACAAAGGTGTTATTAGTAGACTGAAGGAAAACAATCCAAATGAAG CTGTCCACATTTTACAGACTATGGGTGGCTGTGGATGGGATGAAAGAACTGGAGATGTGAGCTCCTTTTTACGGCATGGTTATGATGGGGAAGACTTCATGGAAATGGACATGAAAACTTTGGCATGGATTGTTCAAAACCCCCTGGCTGCCCCAATCCAACAAATGTGGGCGGCCAACCTGGCTGCTAAAACTAATTGGATGCAATTTTTCACTGAAGTTTGCCCTGAATGGCTCAAGAAGTTTGTGTCTATTGGACCTCTAAAGGAAAAAG AGCTTCCCTCAGTGTCTCTCCTCCAGAAGACTCCCTCCTCTCCGGTCAGCTGCCACACTACAGGTTTCTATCCTAACACAGCTCTGATGTTCTGGAGGAAAGATGGAGAGGAGATCCATGAAAATGTGGAACATGGAGAGATCTTACCCAACCATGACTGGACCTTCCAGTTAAGTGTTAAATTGAATGTTTCCTCAATCCCACCTGAAGACTGGAGGAGGTACGACTGTGTGTTTCAGCTCTCTGGTCTAGAAAACAACATCACAACCATCCTGGACAAAAACATGATCAGGACTAATTTGG TTTCTCCATCAGAGTTTCCTTCTGGTGCAGTCATCGGAGGTTGTGTaggactgctgctgctgctgctctgcatcACCGGACTCTTCTTCTGGAAAAGGAAGAATAACG TCTCTCGTCTATATTTCAGGGTTCAGACCTACAAACA CCTCAGATTCATCAGAGAAAACTTCAGATCCAAGTCAACAAA gaaatga
- the LOC121656620 gene encoding class II histocompatibility antigen, M beta 1 chain-like isoform X2, which translates to MKTLLLILLCRMSSSVKYSLTYLASGFSGVPNMPDLMITAEFGQMQVDYCDSNKTRRSYPGFWGKVNQIDPQILKWYNERCFETQPLVYKGVISRLKENNPNEELPSVSLLQKTPSSPVSCHTTGFYPNTALMFWRKDGEEIHENVEHGEILPNHDWTFQLSVKLNVSSIPPEDWRRYDCVFQLSGLENNITTILDKNMIRTNLVSPSEFPSGAVIGGCVGLLLLLLCITGLFFWKRKNNVSRLYFRVQTYKHLRFIRENFRSKSTKK; encoded by the exons ATGAAGACGTTGTTGTTGATTCTCTTATGTCGCATGTCATCATCag TGAAATATTCACTGACGTATTTGGCCAGCGGATTTTCTGGAGTTCCAAATATGCCAGACTTAATGATAACGGCCGAATTCGGACAAATGCAAGTGGATTACTGCGACAGCAACAAAACCAGAAGAagttatccaggtttctggggGAAAGTCAATCAAATTGATCCTCAGATCCTGAAATGGTACAATGAACGGTGTTTTGAAACTCAGCCACTGGTTTACAAAGGTGTTATTAGTAGACTGAAGGAAAACAATCCAAATGAAG AGCTTCCCTCAGTGTCTCTCCTCCAGAAGACTCCCTCCTCTCCGGTCAGCTGCCACACTACAGGTTTCTATCCTAACACAGCTCTGATGTTCTGGAGGAAAGATGGAGAGGAGATCCATGAAAATGTGGAACATGGAGAGATCTTACCCAACCATGACTGGACCTTCCAGTTAAGTGTTAAATTGAATGTTTCCTCAATCCCACCTGAAGACTGGAGGAGGTACGACTGTGTGTTTCAGCTCTCTGGTCTAGAAAACAACATCACAACCATCCTGGACAAAAACATGATCAGGACTAATTTGG TTTCTCCATCAGAGTTTCCTTCTGGTGCAGTCATCGGAGGTTGTGTaggactgctgctgctgctgctctgcatcACCGGACTCTTCTTCTGGAAAAGGAAGAATAACG TCTCTCGTCTATATTTCAGGGTTCAGACCTACAAACA CCTCAGATTCATCAGAGAAAACTTCAGATCCAAGTCAACAAA gaaatga